One genomic segment of Anaerosporomusa subterranea includes these proteins:
- a CDS encoding ABC transporter ATP-binding protein, giving the protein MLNITGIDVYYGRVRALDGVSIHVPEGKIVTLLGANGAGKSTTLKAVSGILPVAQGEISFIGKPLNGVPAEEIVSLGVIHVPEGRQIFAHLTVEENLRIGLYARKDKWNFKTELEHALNYFPALATRLAQKGGTLSGGEQQMLAIARGLMGKPRLLILDEPSLGLAPKIVADIFTIIRRLNKEGTTVLLVEQNANMALKTADYAYVLEIGRVVMAGEASVLLKDDRIRRSYLGGHG; this is encoded by the coding sequence GTGCTTAACATTACCGGCATTGATGTCTACTATGGCCGGGTCAGGGCGCTCGATGGAGTATCCATCCATGTCCCGGAAGGAAAAATCGTTACATTGCTTGGCGCGAATGGGGCAGGCAAATCGACTACTCTTAAAGCCGTATCCGGTATTCTACCGGTCGCCCAAGGAGAAATCAGCTTTATCGGCAAACCGTTAAATGGCGTTCCTGCTGAAGAGATTGTCAGTCTGGGAGTCATCCATGTCCCTGAGGGAAGACAAATTTTTGCTCACCTGACTGTAGAAGAGAACCTTAGAATCGGGCTATATGCGCGTAAAGATAAGTGGAATTTCAAAACCGAGCTAGAACATGCCCTGAATTATTTCCCGGCTTTGGCAACTCGTTTGGCGCAAAAAGGTGGTACCCTTTCCGGTGGCGAACAGCAAATGCTGGCAATTGCCAGAGGTTTGATGGGGAAACCGCGATTACTGATACTAGATGAGCCTTCACTGGGTTTGGCGCCCAAAATTGTCGCTGATATATTCACCATAATAAGAAGACTAAATAAAGAAGGAACTACCGTTTTGCTGGTGGAACAAAATGCTAATATGGCGTTAAAAACTGCCGATTACGCCTATGTACTGGAAATAGGACGGGTTGTAATGGCGGGAGAAGCGTCTGTACTGCTCAAAGACGATAGAATTCGGCGCTCGTATTTGGGCGGACATGGCTGA
- a CDS encoding methyl-accepting chemotaxis protein, which produces MQVSSILDHFVAAAPVIQALQQGDFTVSVNDVQKCLIYLPGKKIDFGVRAGDLLQQCHLGYRVISERRKIISEVTAEASAWNIPYRAVGVPLIEDSGEVVGSIVLTEATQRESMLRELSEQADTVMVQSVTAVREIAVRAEGLAAAGGQIGDVSAMVLNQMKHTDDTLGLIRYIADQTQLLGLNAAIEAARLGQQGRAFNVVASEVRTLANQSEKSVQEIAKGFQMLRAETDRLSTVSREVGRASGDQAASTQQILAGMEGLQALINSMRNLLDQSS; this is translated from the coding sequence ATGCAGGTAAGCAGCATCTTAGACCACTTTGTGGCCGCGGCTCCGGTGATCCAGGCGCTGCAGCAAGGTGATTTCACGGTATCGGTTAATGATGTTCAAAAGTGTCTTATATACCTGCCAGGCAAAAAGATCGATTTCGGCGTCAGGGCAGGTGATTTGCTGCAGCAATGCCACCTTGGCTATCGGGTTATCAGCGAGCGGCGCAAGATTATCTCCGAGGTAACGGCAGAAGCCAGTGCCTGGAACATTCCCTATAGGGCAGTCGGCGTGCCGCTAATTGAGGATAGCGGCGAGGTCGTAGGCTCAATCGTTTTGACAGAAGCGACACAACGCGAAAGTATGCTCAGAGAGCTGTCTGAGCAGGCAGATACCGTGATGGTGCAGTCTGTGACTGCGGTGCGTGAAATAGCGGTGCGAGCGGAGGGGTTAGCCGCCGCTGGCGGCCAAATTGGCGATGTGTCTGCAATGGTGTTGAATCAGATGAAGCACACAGACGATACCCTAGGGCTGATTCGCTATATCGCTGATCAGACACAACTGCTTGGCCTAAACGCAGCCATTGAGGCGGCGCGTCTGGGGCAACAGGGCCGAGCCTTTAATGTAGTCGCCTCAGAAGTTCGCACTCTTGCAAACCAAAGTGAGAAATCGGTGCAAGAGATTGCAAAGGGGTTCCAGATGCTTCGCGCCGAAACCGACCGACTTTCGACAGTCTCGCGGGAAGTCGGCCGAGCTTCCGGCGATCAGGCTGCTTCTACGCAGCAGATATTGGCCGGTATGGAAGGATTACAAGCGCTCATTAACAGCATGCGGAACTTGCTAGATCAATCTTCTTAA
- a CDS encoding ABC transporter substrate-binding protein: MKLSKLTRLTAWLALFVFVGVLVAGCGGGAPKKTVPGVTDTSIKIGSFMALSGPVAAVGVPVKKGMEAYIKYVNEQGGVHGRKIELLIEDDQFNPANALAAVKKLVEQDKVFAISPSLGTPGVLATLDYLTDKSVPFVYPMTGASQPAYPLRKNTFTVQPNYNDEGRILTQYAADKMGAKKVAVLWQNSDIGKQGLEGVKAQLDKANVTLVYDGAHDVKDVDFSTHILKAKAAGADTVVLYTVVGQCAGILKEAQKQGYNANFLTTYTNADLNIIKLAGDAANGLLLGGWVPIADPNEPAFKKFTEIYQKYNNTTEMPSGFATAGFIAGEILVEGLKRAGKDIDRDGLIKALESFKDFNGILANGITYTADSHSGVKYLLLIKVENGKFDMVSKDRFVLKQ; the protein is encoded by the coding sequence ATGAAACTGTCCAAACTTACTCGGCTGACAGCATGGCTGGCGCTGTTTGTCTTTGTTGGTGTGTTGGTTGCTGGCTGTGGCGGTGGGGCACCGAAGAAAACGGTTCCCGGCGTGACTGACACCAGCATTAAAATCGGTTCCTTTATGGCACTGTCCGGTCCGGTAGCTGCGGTCGGCGTTCCGGTTAAGAAAGGGATGGAAGCATACATCAAATATGTGAACGAGCAAGGCGGTGTGCATGGCCGCAAGATTGAGCTCCTGATCGAAGACGACCAGTTCAATCCGGCTAATGCACTAGCAGCGGTCAAGAAACTGGTTGAGCAAGACAAAGTGTTCGCTATTTCGCCATCACTGGGTACGCCTGGCGTTCTAGCGACCCTTGATTATCTGACAGATAAGAGTGTCCCATTCGTTTATCCGATGACTGGCGCTAGCCAACCAGCATATCCGCTGCGCAAGAATACCTTCACTGTGCAGCCCAACTATAATGACGAAGGCAGAATTCTGACCCAGTATGCAGCCGACAAGATGGGCGCGAAGAAGGTCGCCGTCCTTTGGCAGAACTCGGATATTGGCAAGCAGGGTCTCGAGGGTGTGAAAGCACAGCTTGATAAGGCTAACGTCACCCTGGTATACGATGGCGCTCATGATGTCAAAGACGTCGATTTCAGCACTCACATACTGAAAGCCAAAGCCGCAGGCGCGGATACCGTTGTGCTCTACACAGTGGTCGGACAATGCGCCGGCATTCTCAAGGAAGCGCAAAAACAAGGCTATAACGCCAACTTTCTGACCACCTATACCAACGCTGATCTGAATATCATCAAGTTGGCTGGCGACGCCGCGAATGGTTTGCTACTTGGCGGTTGGGTGCCTATCGCTGACCCCAACGAGCCAGCATTCAAAAAGTTCACCGAGATTTATCAGAAATACAACAACACGACCGAAATGCCGAGCGGTTTCGCCACAGCCGGCTTCATCGCCGGGGAAATCCTGGTAGAAGGCCTCAAACGCGCTGGTAAGGATATAGATCGCGATGGCCTGATCAAAGCGTTGGAAAGCTTTAAAGACTTTAACGGCATTCTTGCCAACGGCATCACCTATACAGCCGACTCTCACTCAGGCGTTAAATACTTGCTGCTGATTAAGGTGGAAAACGGCAAATTCGACATGGTGTCAAAAGATCGGTTTGTACTGAAACAGTAG
- a CDS encoding ABC transporter ATP-binding protein: MPLMQLDGVTVQFGGLTAVNELSFAVAEKTIHGLIGPNGAGKSTVFNCLSRFYQPAVGKIDFAGRDLLALRSDQVMNLGIARTFQNVELFRGMTALENVLVGQHSLGGSGFFGDLFATSKVKQAESARRQAAMEALEFLGLADTANSLVGSLPYGKQKLIEFARALVSKPKLLLLDEPAAGLNPQETSHLGDLIVELKDKLGITILLVEHDMSLVMRICDTITVMEFGRKIAEGDAKTIQNNPAVIKAYLGEGEASA, translated from the coding sequence ATGCCGCTAATGCAGCTTGACGGAGTAACCGTACAGTTTGGCGGATTGACAGCCGTTAATGAATTAAGCTTTGCGGTAGCCGAAAAGACCATCCACGGGTTAATCGGCCCTAACGGGGCAGGCAAAAGCACGGTATTCAATTGCCTCAGCCGCTTTTATCAACCGGCAGTCGGAAAAATAGACTTTGCTGGGCGGGACTTGTTAGCGCTCCGCTCAGACCAAGTTATGAATCTCGGTATTGCCCGGACCTTTCAAAATGTTGAATTATTTCGTGGCATGACAGCGCTCGAAAACGTGCTGGTCGGCCAGCACAGCCTGGGAGGCAGCGGTTTCTTCGGCGATCTGTTTGCAACCAGCAAGGTGAAGCAGGCAGAGTCGGCGCGGCGTCAGGCGGCCATGGAGGCTCTTGAGTTTCTGGGGCTGGCTGATACGGCGAATTCCCTTGTTGGCTCTCTACCCTATGGTAAACAGAAACTGATCGAATTTGCCCGGGCCTTGGTATCAAAGCCAAAGCTGCTGCTCTTAGATGAACCGGCGGCTGGACTCAATCCGCAGGAAACCAGTCATTTAGGCGATCTGATCGTCGAACTGAAAGATAAGCTAGGGATTACGATACTACTTGTGGAACACGACATGTCTTTGGTCATGAGGATTTGCGATACCATCACGGTAATGGAATTCGGCCGCAAGATTGCCGAAGGTGACGCTAAGACTATTCAAAACAATCCTGCTGTCATCAAAGCCTATCTGGGGGAGGGCGAGGCGAGTGCTTAA
- a CDS encoding alpha/beta fold hydrolase, translating to MSTLYTLRKGKPGAKRIVLIHGNMASTRWWQGVINIMAEEFELLALDLRGYGKSPEGLATVSLVDHAADIAELVKIEEFAPFTLVGHSLGGAVAMQFAALYPDMLEGLVLVDSAPVDGMKDIKYDLVQMMLDNQMILLAALKSTLVKPVSEEVWAGFAEDCLLGAKSVMANTRALDGADFTAAARAFAKPVLVIHGEQDRVVPVAEAEKAVAAYPKGQLAVVAGVGHNPQVEDAATFTQLLGDFVRTL from the coding sequence ATGAGCACTCTCTACACTTTACGCAAGGGCAAACCTGGAGCGAAACGAATTGTCCTGATTCATGGCAACATGGCCTCCACTCGTTGGTGGCAAGGCGTTATCAATATCATGGCTGAGGAATTTGAACTATTGGCGCTTGATTTACGGGGCTATGGCAAAAGTCCGGAGGGACTGGCAACAGTCAGTCTGGTAGATCATGCGGCAGATATTGCCGAACTGGTAAAAATTGAAGAATTCGCCCCGTTCACTCTGGTCGGTCATTCGCTCGGCGGCGCGGTGGCCATGCAGTTCGCAGCCTTATATCCTGACATGCTTGAGGGGCTGGTGCTCGTTGATTCTGCTCCGGTCGATGGCATGAAAGATATCAAATATGACCTGGTGCAGATGATGCTGGATAATCAGATGATTCTGCTGGCAGCGCTCAAGTCTACCCTAGTCAAGCCAGTATCGGAAGAAGTCTGGGCCGGCTTTGCTGAGGATTGTCTGCTTGGCGCCAAATCGGTGATGGCCAACACCCGCGCGCTTGACGGCGCCGACTTTACGGCTGCCGCTCGTGCCTTTGCTAAGCCTGTGCTGGTCATCCATGGTGAACAGGATAGAGTGGTTCCCGTCGCCGAGGCTGAGAAAGCAGTCGCTGCCTATCCGAAAGGTCAGTTAGCGGTCGTGGCAGGAGTCGGACACAACCCGCAGGTAGAGGACGCCGCGACATTTACACAATTGTTAGGAGACTTCGTCCGGACATTGTAG
- a CDS encoding branched-chain amino acid ABC transporter permease, whose protein sequence is MKRYLRWLLLLIVILLPQAVPYFTEPSYYFYLIDLMGIFAIGALGLGLLIGFAGQISMGHAAFTAIGAFFCGFTTLKLGWSFWLALPLSSLVAGLAGYALGFPALRLSGQYLAIATLGFGVAVPQILVKWETVSGGFDGLKPAAPLLFGYKLSAEEDYFYLVLVCLVIAVWLAKNIVNSRTGRAFIAVRDSETAAQAMGINLTHYKTLAFALSAAYAGLAGGLYAHLVRFIGATDFHLGMSVNYLTMIVVGGLVSIPGFVAGAGFIVALPHVLNSVSRGFPAGMKAVAQNLPQVLTGVILILVVLYLPRGLVQIWSSLSERLKFRRIAGEGEKSSCR, encoded by the coding sequence ATGAAACGATACTTACGATGGCTGCTTCTGCTTATAGTAATTTTACTGCCGCAAGCCGTTCCATACTTCACCGAACCATCCTATTACTTTTATCTCATTGATCTGATGGGCATTTTCGCCATAGGGGCGCTCGGGCTTGGCTTGTTAATCGGCTTTGCCGGGCAAATATCCATGGGCCATGCCGCCTTTACTGCCATTGGCGCTTTCTTTTGCGGGTTCACAACCCTCAAACTGGGGTGGTCGTTCTGGCTGGCTTTACCCTTGTCATCACTGGTAGCCGGTCTTGCTGGCTATGCTCTCGGTTTCCCGGCGCTGCGCCTGTCTGGGCAGTATCTGGCGATTGCAACCCTTGGCTTTGGTGTGGCCGTGCCGCAGATTTTAGTCAAATGGGAAACCGTCTCAGGCGGCTTTGACGGACTCAAACCCGCTGCGCCGCTGTTGTTCGGCTATAAGCTGTCAGCAGAAGAAGACTACTTTTATCTAGTGCTTGTCTGTTTAGTTATCGCAGTTTGGCTGGCAAAAAATATTGTTAACAGCCGCACCGGACGCGCCTTCATCGCAGTCCGGGACAGTGAAACTGCCGCTCAGGCAATGGGCATCAATCTCACTCATTACAAAACCTTGGCCTTTGCATTGAGCGCAGCGTATGCCGGTCTGGCAGGCGGACTTTACGCACACCTGGTCCGGTTCATCGGCGCGACAGATTTCCATCTGGGAATGTCAGTCAACTATCTGACCATGATTGTTGTCGGCGGTCTGGTCAGCATCCCTGGATTTGTTGCTGGCGCAGGTTTTATTGTCGCTTTGCCGCATGTTCTTAATTCAGTCAGTCGGGGCTTTCCGGCAGGTATGAAAGCCGTGGCCCAGAATTTGCCGCAGGTATTGACAGGCGTGATTCTCATCTTGGTCGTGTTATATCTGCCACGGGGGCTTGTTCAAATATGGTCTTCCCTTTCCGAGCGTTTGAAATTTCGCAGGATAGCAGGAGAGGGGGAAAAATCATCATGCCGCTAA
- a CDS encoding branched-chain amino acid ABC transporter permease, whose product MIFIQQVISGLATGCLYALTALGLVLIYKTTDVVNFAQGEMAMFCTFVAFSLLSLHTPFWLALAGALAVAALLGVFLEKAFIRPLAKASLLNVLIMTIALMMVINGLAGWIWGFEPHNFPTAVSGQPVKIGQLVITLPDVLNLVVTCVIMVIFYAVFKYSLVGIAMRAVAENRLAARLMGVKVNRVLSTTWAVGAMLGGIAGVFIAPVTFLDINMMSEVIIKAFTAAVLGGFNSLPGAVLGGLSLGVLENLVAGYISTEMKGSFAFALIVAVLCVRPTGILGTVERKKV is encoded by the coding sequence GTGATTTTCATTCAACAAGTTATCAGCGGCCTTGCCACCGGTTGCCTCTACGCGTTGACTGCTTTGGGGCTGGTTCTTATTTATAAAACAACCGACGTTGTCAACTTCGCTCAAGGCGAGATGGCAATGTTCTGTACCTTTGTCGCTTTTAGTCTGCTTTCTTTGCATACGCCGTTTTGGCTGGCGTTGGCAGGTGCGCTGGCGGTTGCCGCTCTCTTAGGCGTATTTCTTGAGAAAGCTTTTATCCGGCCGCTGGCCAAGGCGTCGCTCTTAAATGTCCTAATCATGACCATCGCCCTGATGATGGTGATTAATGGTCTCGCGGGTTGGATTTGGGGCTTTGAGCCACACAATTTTCCGACTGCGGTCAGTGGTCAACCGGTGAAAATTGGCCAGCTTGTCATTACTCTGCCTGATGTTTTGAACTTAGTGGTGACCTGTGTCATTATGGTAATCTTCTATGCAGTATTCAAATATTCTCTGGTCGGCATTGCGATGCGAGCCGTTGCGGAAAACCGCCTGGCAGCCCGCTTGATGGGTGTCAAGGTTAACCGCGTATTGTCGACCACCTGGGCGGTTGGCGCCATGCTTGGCGGGATAGCTGGCGTGTTTATTGCTCCGGTTACCTTCTTGGATATCAATATGATGTCAGAGGTCATTATTAAAGCCTTTACCGCCGCAGTGCTTGGCGGCTTCAACAGCCTGCCTGGCGCGGTGTTGGGCGGTTTGAGTCTAGGCGTGCTGGAAAACTTGGTAGCTGGCTACATCTCAACTGAGATGAAGGGGTCATTTGCCTTTGCACTAATCGTCGCCGTTCTCTGCGTGAGGCCAACCGGTATTCTTGGCACGGTGGAAAGGAAAAAGGTGTAG